From Nocardioides sp. HDW12B, the proteins below share one genomic window:
- a CDS encoding HAD family hydrolase, whose translation MVALDIDGTLFGAGHGTGVVTEEISPAVRAAVDKVVAAGVPVVLSTGRSTFSITGVLEMLGLPRGRDEQVLAVASNGSVTFSYPPVEILTTETFDASEVVRLLLEHVPDARVAVEEIGVGYRLNRLFPEGEIDGHMTVQTLDELVAEPVTRVIIRDPDASEEDFVHLAEKVGLHGINYFIGWTAWLDLAPADVSKASGLTSVCARLGVDASDVLAIGDGRNDIEMLQWAGRGVAMGQATLSVQEAADDVTDAVEDDGVARELGRWFP comes from the coding sequence CTGGTGGCCCTCGACATCGACGGCACGCTCTTCGGGGCCGGTCACGGCACCGGCGTCGTCACCGAGGAGATCAGCCCCGCCGTGCGCGCGGCCGTGGACAAGGTGGTGGCCGCCGGGGTGCCGGTGGTGCTGTCGACCGGGCGCTCGACCTTCTCGATCACGGGAGTCCTCGAGATGCTCGGCCTGCCGCGCGGGCGGGACGAGCAGGTCCTGGCCGTGGCGTCGAACGGCTCGGTGACCTTCTCCTACCCGCCGGTCGAGATCCTGACGACCGAGACCTTCGACGCCTCGGAGGTGGTCCGGCTGCTGCTGGAGCACGTGCCGGACGCCCGGGTCGCGGTGGAGGAGATCGGGGTGGGCTACCGCCTGAACCGGCTCTTCCCGGAGGGGGAGATCGACGGGCACATGACGGTGCAGACGCTCGACGAGCTGGTGGCCGAGCCGGTCACGCGCGTGATCATCCGCGACCCGGACGCCTCCGAGGAAGATTTTGTGCATCTGGCAGAAAAGGTGGGGCTGCACGGCATCAACTACTTCATCGGCTGGACCGCGTGGCTCGACCTCGCGCCGGCTGACGTCTCGAAGGCGTCGGGTCTCACCTCGGTGTGCGCCCGTCTGGGTGTCGACGCCTCCGACGTGCTCGCCATCGGGGACGGGCGCAACGACATCGAGATGCTGCAGTGGGCCGGACGCGGCGTCGCCATGGGGCAGGCCACCCTGTCGGTGCAGGAGGCGGCCGACGACGTCACGGACGCGGTCGAGGACGACGGGGTGGCACGCGAGCTCGGACGCTGGTTCCCGTGA
- a CDS encoding HAD family hydrolase, whose amino-acid sequence MIRLVATDLDGTLLQPDGTVSPRTLEVLDAVDALGVLVVFVTGRPIRWMESLWQHVGDHGLAICSNGGVLYDVPGRAVLEARTIDPEVGLAVAERIRHAVPGSTFALEKTTGFSQEPAFPVHPDDRAGGEANAFRVQVAPLEEALDTDVVKLLALHQEHAPLDYWQRVERAADGAVTTTWSSTNALVEMSGAGVTKASTLARLCAERGLDASEVVAFGDMPNDVDMLRWAGSSYAMENGHAHTRAAAQHVAPGNDEDGVAQVLERLLLS is encoded by the coding sequence GTGATCCGGCTGGTCGCGACCGACCTCGACGGCACGCTGCTCCAGCCCGACGGCACCGTCAGCCCCCGCACCCTGGAGGTGCTCGACGCCGTCGACGCCCTCGGGGTGCTGGTCGTCTTCGTGACCGGCCGACCGATCCGCTGGATGGAGTCGCTGTGGCAGCACGTCGGTGACCACGGGCTGGCCATCTGCAGCAACGGGGGCGTCCTGTACGACGTGCCGGGGCGCGCGGTGCTGGAGGCTCGCACCATCGACCCCGAGGTAGGGCTCGCCGTGGCGGAGCGGATCCGCCACGCCGTCCCGGGATCGACGTTCGCCCTCGAGAAGACCACCGGCTTCTCCCAGGAGCCGGCGTTCCCGGTGCACCCCGACGACCGGGCCGGCGGCGAGGCGAACGCCTTCCGCGTCCAGGTGGCGCCCCTGGAGGAGGCCCTGGACACCGACGTCGTCAAGCTGCTCGCCCTCCACCAGGAGCACGCGCCGCTCGACTACTGGCAGCGGGTCGAGCGCGCCGCCGACGGTGCCGTGACCACGACCTGGTCGTCCACCAACGCGCTCGTGGAGATGAGCGGCGCCGGGGTCACCAAGGCGTCCACGCTGGCCCGGTTGTGCGCCGAGCGCGGCCTCGACGCCTCCGAGGTGGTGGCGTTCGGGGACATGCCGAACGACGTCGACATGCTGCGCTGGGCCGGCTCGTCGTACGCCATGGAGAACGGGCACGCCCACACGCGTGCGGCCGCGCAGCACGTCGCCCCAGGCAACGACGAGGACGGCGTGGCGCAGGTCCTCGAGCGGCTTCTGCTCTCCTGA
- a CDS encoding TetR/AcrR family transcriptional regulator — protein MRQSPAEIDYAILDVAAGFFAVHGFAATSLQTIADAVGYSKPGLLHRFGSKEALYRAVMDEVKETVDVIVDHVVSLHEHPEHLDQVLELVVRRALARPGVVQMVLAAFETQQLEPGTESAQAAGYRLMDAFEQSHAGPADRLRTALALRLIVTAAMSQQSPLDADLHVPEEQFVPMVRDIALGVLGHRDV, from the coding sequence ATGCGACAGTCCCCGGCGGAGATCGACTACGCCATCCTCGACGTCGCCGCGGGCTTCTTCGCGGTCCACGGCTTCGCTGCCACGTCGCTGCAGACGATCGCCGACGCGGTCGGCTACTCCAAGCCCGGGCTGCTGCACCGCTTCGGCAGCAAGGAGGCGCTCTACCGCGCCGTGATGGACGAGGTGAAGGAGACCGTCGACGTCATCGTCGACCACGTCGTGTCCCTCCACGAGCACCCCGAGCACCTCGACCAGGTGCTCGAGCTCGTCGTACGCCGTGCGCTCGCCCGCCCCGGCGTCGTCCAGATGGTGCTCGCGGCGTTCGAGACCCAGCAGCTGGAGCCTGGCACCGAGTCCGCGCAGGCCGCGGGCTACCGCCTGATGGACGCCTTCGAGCAGTCCCACGCCGGGCCGGCCGACCGTCTGCGCACCGCGCTGGCCCTGCGCCTGATCGTCACCGCGGCCATGTCGCAGCAGTCGCCTCTCGACGCCGACCTGCACGTCCCCGAGGAGCAGTTCGTGCCGATGGTGCGCGACATCGCGCTCGGGGTCCTCGGACACCGGGACGTCTAG
- a CDS encoding bacterial proteasome activator family protein, with translation MTEPRPDQTSGPDDDPRVVVVGPNQMAVSGGSSGEDDDDQERQVTDLVEQPAKVMRVGSMIRQLLEEVKSAPVDEASRARLARIYAASIEELKSGLAPELVEELERLSSPFASEAPSESELRVAKAQLVGWLEGLFHGIQTAIYAQQMAARAQLEQMRRALPMGSGMPGQGPDGQPGGIPGGVPGEEGRSGGMYL, from the coding sequence ATGACTGAGCCCCGCCCCGACCAGACCTCCGGACCCGACGACGACCCCCGCGTCGTCGTCGTGGGACCGAACCAGATGGCCGTCTCGGGCGGCTCGAGCGGTGAGGACGACGACGACCAGGAGCGCCAGGTCACGGACCTCGTGGAGCAGCCTGCGAAGGTGATGCGCGTCGGCAGCATGATCCGGCAGCTGCTCGAGGAGGTGAAGTCGGCGCCGGTCGACGAGGCGTCCCGCGCGCGACTGGCCCGCATCTACGCCGCCTCCATCGAGGAGCTCAAGTCCGGTCTCGCGCCCGAGCTGGTCGAGGAGCTCGAGCGGCTCTCCTCGCCCTTCGCCTCGGAGGCGCCGTCGGAGTCCGAGCTCCGCGTGGCGAAGGCCCAGCTCGTGGGGTGGCTCGAGGGGCTGTTCCACGGAATCCAGACCGCGATCTACGCCCAGCAGATGGCCGCCCGTGCCCAGCTCGAGCAGATGCGCCGGGCCCTCCCCATGGGCTCCGGCATGCCCGGCCAGGGCCCGGACGGCCAGCCCGGCGGCATCCCGGGAGGCGTCCCCGGCGAGGAGGGTCGCAGCGGAGGCATGTACCTCTGA
- a CDS encoding NAD(P)H-quinone oxidoreductase, with amino-acid sequence MRAIVTTEPGGPEVLTLAELPDPTAGPGEVVIDVAATAVNRADVLQRKGFYPPPPGASEVIGLECSGTVAEVGEGVTRWKVGDEVCALLAGGGYAEKVLVPEGQVMAVPEGIDLVTAAALPEVACTVWSNVFLVAGLRPDETLLVHGGAGGIGTCAIQVAHQVGARVITTAGSAAKLEVCRELGADVGIDYREQDFVAEVKEATHGRGADVILDNMGASYLERNIDALAPEGRLVVIGMQGGTKAEIDLSSLLRKRAALIATTLRSRPPENKAVICAAVEDHVWPMVAAGTVKPIVHATFPLAEAADAHRALDDGSHVGKILLTVR; translated from the coding sequence ATGCGCGCCATCGTCACCACCGAGCCCGGTGGACCCGAGGTCCTGACCCTCGCCGAGCTGCCCGACCCCACCGCCGGACCCGGGGAGGTCGTGATCGACGTCGCGGCCACCGCGGTGAACCGCGCCGACGTGCTGCAGCGCAAGGGTTTCTACCCTCCGCCCCCGGGGGCCAGCGAGGTCATCGGCCTGGAGTGCAGCGGCACCGTCGCCGAGGTCGGCGAGGGCGTGACGCGGTGGAAGGTCGGCGACGAGGTCTGCGCCCTCCTGGCCGGAGGCGGGTACGCCGAGAAGGTCCTCGTCCCGGAGGGCCAGGTCATGGCAGTGCCCGAGGGGATCGACCTCGTGACCGCCGCGGCGCTGCCCGAGGTGGCCTGCACCGTGTGGTCGAACGTGTTCCTGGTGGCCGGACTGCGCCCTGACGAGACGCTGCTCGTGCACGGTGGCGCCGGCGGCATCGGCACCTGCGCCATCCAGGTCGCCCACCAGGTCGGGGCGCGGGTGATCACGACGGCGGGGTCCGCGGCCAAGCTGGAGGTCTGCCGCGAGCTCGGGGCCGACGTCGGCATCGACTACCGCGAGCAGGACTTCGTCGCCGAGGTGAAGGAGGCCACCCACGGTCGTGGGGCCGACGTCATCCTCGACAACATGGGTGCGTCCTACCTCGAGCGCAACATCGACGCCCTGGCGCCCGAGGGCCGGCTGGTGGTCATCGGCATGCAGGGCGGGACGAAGGCGGAGATCGACCTGTCCTCGCTGCTGCGCAAGCGGGCGGCGCTGATCGCCACGACGCTGCGCTCGCGCCCGCCCGAGAACAAGGCCGTCATCTGCGCCGCCGTCGAGGACCACGTCTGGCCGATGGTGGCCGCCGGCACGGTGAAGCCGATCGTGCACGCCACCTTCCCCCTCGCAGAGGCGGCCGACGCGCACCGGGCGCTCGACGACGGCAGCCACGTCGGCAAGATCCTGCTCACGGTCCGCTGA
- a CDS encoding DUF6457 domain-containing protein translates to MNLHDWIDELMDALDLETEVDEGLILDLAREAAHRVQRPAAPISTYLLGYAAALAGGSPAKTEALAARAFDLASRWEGGEKLDVDVEVDEVELPETELVESD, encoded by the coding sequence GTGAACCTTCACGACTGGATCGACGAGCTCATGGACGCTCTGGACCTCGAGACGGAGGTCGACGAGGGCCTGATCCTCGACCTCGCGCGCGAGGCCGCCCACCGGGTGCAGCGACCGGCGGCACCGATCAGCACCTACCTGCTCGGCTACGCCGCGGCGCTGGCCGGCGGGAGCCCGGCGAAGACCGAGGCCCTGGCCGCGCGCGCCTTCGACCTGGCCAGTCGCTGGGAGGGCGGCGAGAAGCTCGACGTGGACGTCGAGGTCGACGAGGTGGAGCTGCCCGAGACCGAGCTGGTCGAGTCCGACTGA
- a CDS encoding NTP transferase domain-containing protein yields MTEPTSLLGDPEPADPGRVGAVVLAGGTAARLGGADKASIELAGVTLLERALSATVTAVEVVVVGDPVPTTRPATFTVEDPRGGGPAAGLLAGLRAFYREPDLVLVLAVDMPRVGPGTFARLLGAVVTPGRDGGPDGALLVGDGGRRQPLCAAYRTAALRRVAPESREDEHGLPVHRLVGALDLVEVAEVADESHDVDTWSDLRELREQAERT; encoded by the coding sequence ATGACCGAGCCGACGTCCCTCCTCGGGGATCCCGAGCCGGCCGACCCCGGCCGGGTGGGGGCGGTCGTCCTGGCCGGCGGCACCGCCGCCCGCCTCGGGGGCGCCGACAAGGCCTCGATCGAGCTCGCCGGGGTGACGCTCCTCGAGCGTGCGCTCTCGGCGACGGTGACGGCGGTCGAGGTCGTGGTGGTCGGCGACCCGGTGCCCACGACCCGTCCGGCGACCTTCACCGTCGAGGACCCGCGCGGCGGCGGCCCTGCCGCCGGTCTGCTGGCCGGTCTGCGGGCCTTCTACCGCGAGCCCGACCTCGTGCTCGTGCTGGCCGTGGACATGCCGCGGGTGGGTCCGGGCACCTTCGCGCGGCTCCTCGGGGCGGTCGTCACCCCCGGGCGGGACGGCGGACCGGACGGGGCGCTGCTGGTGGGGGACGGCGGGCGGCGTCAGCCGCTCTGCGCGGCCTACCGCACGGCCGCCCTGCGACGGGTGGCCCCGGAGTCCCGCGAGGACGAGCACGGGCTGCCCGTGCACCGGCTCGTCGGGGCGCTGGACCTGGTCGAGGTGGCCGAGGTCGCGGACGAGTCCCACGACGTCGACACCTGGTCGGACCTGAGGGAGCTCAGGGAGCAGGCCGAGCGGACCTGA
- a CDS encoding carbon-nitrogen hydrolase family protein — translation MARTPAAAPRIVLAQLAASRRPAENRERLAALEVPPAEIVVLPEVFQRDLGSPDDDLGPDAEDLDGPFVQALTERAAAHGGTWIAGMVERTTDGRPFNTLVAVGAAGLLASYRKIHLYDSFGYLESDRLVAGERTPVLLDVGGLSVGLMTCYDLRFPELARELSRAGADLLVVPAAWVAGPRKVAHWRTLATARAVENLAYVAAVGQPGPRYSGHSLVVDPRGEVVAEAGDEDGALVRAEISLDLVAEAREENPSLGNRRDAEPWPEPQRYAAPS, via the coding sequence ATGGCTCGCACCCCTGCCGCCGCGCCGCGGATCGTCCTCGCCCAGCTCGCGGCCTCGCGCCGGCCCGCGGAGAACCGCGAGCGGCTGGCCGCCCTCGAGGTGCCGCCCGCGGAGATCGTGGTCCTGCCCGAGGTGTTCCAGCGCGACCTGGGCTCCCCCGACGACGACCTCGGCCCGGACGCCGAGGACCTCGACGGCCCGTTCGTCCAGGCACTGACGGAGCGGGCCGCCGCGCACGGGGGCACGTGGATCGCGGGCATGGTCGAGCGGACCACCGACGGTCGGCCGTTCAACACCCTGGTGGCGGTGGGAGCGGCAGGGCTGCTGGCCTCCTACCGCAAGATCCACCTCTACGACTCCTTCGGCTACCTGGAGTCGGACCGTCTCGTCGCGGGCGAGCGCACGCCGGTGCTGCTCGACGTCGGCGGGCTGAGCGTGGGGCTCATGACCTGCTACGACCTGCGCTTCCCCGAGCTCGCGCGCGAGCTCTCCCGGGCCGGCGCCGACCTGCTCGTGGTCCCCGCCGCCTGGGTGGCCGGGCCTCGCAAGGTGGCTCACTGGCGCACCCTGGCCACGGCCCGCGCCGTGGAGAACCTGGCCTACGTCGCCGCCGTCGGCCAGCCGGGCCCGCGCTACAGCGGTCACTCACTGGTGGTCGACCCCCGCGGCGAGGTCGTGGCCGAGGCAGGCGACGAGGACGGCGCTCTGGTGCGGGCCGAGATCTCGCTCGACCTGGTGGCCGAGGCGCGCGAGGAGAACCCCTCGCTGGGCAACCGGCGCGACGCCGAGCCGTGGCCGGAGCCGCAGCGGTACGCCGCTCCGTCCTGA
- a CDS encoding CHAP domain-containing protein, which produces MRPLRRSALPTVLALLMTLAVLALPAPAGATITRLCTGYTSCANAGMSSSGYAAASGQMYWRMYSGHNCTNYAAYRVIKNGYSSTRPWDGSGNATYWGTQMSSITDRTPAVGAIAWWRAGVYPAGSAGHVAYVEKVISPTEIVISQDSWGGDFSWARITSTSGWPSGFIHFNDRRMQSVSRPVVSGKPAVGSTLSATAGSWNPSSPAVLYQWLAGGEPVQTGSRNTLEVTRAMVGKRIQVKVTASKGGYADASSRSERTAPVPDTVLVNTVRPVIEGTAQVDQTLVASGGRWTPRADTRSFQWKADGEPLPGATGRSLALRSDLVGKALSVTITAERAGYRSATASSAPTAAVAPASLVVQQPPVLEGAPVLGETLRLTTVGTATPDATRDIQWMRDGAPVSGATTRQYETTRADLGSVLTARVTWSREGYRSVREEVAAPAPVRALTTLTPVVTEGTGRFVVDATVTARGVAVVPSVVQVVRGGVVLAEQAVGEDGTVRLVVRDQRPGQRTYRIIVPVTDVTTRVVVLQDVTIS; this is translated from the coding sequence GTGAGACCTCTCCGCCGCTCCGCCCTGCCCACCGTGCTGGCCCTGCTGATGACGCTGGCCGTGCTGGCGCTGCCCGCGCCGGCCGGCGCCACCATCACGCGTCTGTGCACGGGCTACACCTCGTGCGCGAACGCCGGGATGAGCAGCAGCGGCTACGCCGCGGCGAGCGGGCAGATGTACTGGCGGATGTACTCCGGGCACAACTGCACCAACTACGCCGCCTACCGCGTCATCAAGAACGGCTACTCGAGCACGCGCCCGTGGGACGGCAGCGGCAACGCGACCTACTGGGGCACCCAGATGTCGTCGATCACCGACCGCACACCGGCCGTCGGCGCGATCGCCTGGTGGCGTGCAGGCGTCTACCCCGCCGGGTCCGCGGGCCACGTGGCCTACGTCGAGAAGGTCATCAGCCCCACCGAGATCGTGATCTCCCAGGACAGCTGGGGCGGTGACTTCTCCTGGGCCCGCATCACCTCGACCTCGGGGTGGCCGAGCGGCTTCATCCACTTCAACGACCGGCGCATGCAGAGCGTCTCCCGCCCGGTCGTCTCCGGCAAGCCCGCCGTCGGCAGCACGCTGTCGGCCACCGCGGGCTCCTGGAACCCGAGCAGCCCCGCCGTCCTCTACCAGTGGCTCGCCGGCGGCGAGCCGGTGCAGACCGGCAGCCGCAACACCCTCGAGGTGACGCGGGCCATGGTCGGCAAGCGGATCCAGGTCAAGGTCACCGCCAGCAAGGGCGGGTACGCCGACGCGTCCTCCCGCTCGGAGCGCACCGCACCGGTGCCCGACACCGTCCTGGTCAACACCGTCCGGCCCGTCATCGAGGGCACCGCGCAGGTCGACCAGACGCTGGTCGCCAGCGGCGGACGCTGGACCCCGCGTGCCGACACCCGCAGCTTCCAGTGGAAGGCGGACGGCGAGCCCCTGCCCGGTGCCACCGGACGCAGTCTGGCCCTCCGCAGCGACCTCGTCGGCAAGGCCCTGAGCGTCACCATCACCGCGGAGCGCGCCGGCTACCGCAGCGCCACCGCGTCGTCGGCCCCCACCGCGGCGGTCGCCCCGGCCAGCCTGGTGGTCCAGCAGCCTCCGGTCCTCGAGGGGGCGCCGGTCCTCGGGGAGACCCTGCGGCTGACCACGGTGGGCACCGCGACACCGGACGCCACCCGCGACATCCAGTGGATGCGGGACGGCGCACCCGTCAGCGGCGCGACGACACGGCAGTACGAGACGACCCGGGCGGACCTGGGGTCCGTCCTCACGGCCCGGGTCACCTGGAGCCGGGAGGGCTACCGCAGCGTCCGCGAGGAGGTCGCCGCGCCGGCACCGGTGCGCGCGCTCACCACGCTGACCCCCGTCGTCACCGAGGGGACGGGCCGGTTCGTCGTGGACGCCACCGTGACCGCCCGCGGGGTCGCCGTGGTGCCGAGCGTCGTGCAGGTCGTCCGCGGGGGCGTGGTGCTGGCCGAGCAGGCCGTCGGCGAGGACGGCACCGTCCGGCTCGTCGTGCGCGACCAGCGCCCGGGCCAGCGCACCTACCGGATCATCGTCCCGGTCACGGACGTGACCACCCGGGTGGTCGTGCTCCAGGACGTCACGATCTCCTGA